In Polaribacter pacificus, the genomic window CAACAAAAATGATCATGGAATATATTAATACACAATTAAAATAATATGGAGTTTATAACACAAGCCTGGCCTTGGTATGTGTCGGGTCCAAGTATTGCATTTATTCTTTTTCTGGTATTTTATTACGGGAAGAACTTTGGAGTGTCAACAAATTTAGAAACCTTTTGTACAATTGGTGGGGCAGGAAAATTTTCTGACTACTTTAAAACCGATTGGAAAGAACGAAAATGGAGTTTGTTTTTTGTGGCAGGAATTGTTCTTGGAGGTTTTATTTCTCATCAGTTTTTAATGCCTTCAGAGGCTATTGCTTTAAACCCAGAAACCATCAAAGAATTAAATCAATTAGGTTTTGAACAGGCAGGGAAAAGCTATTTGCCTGCAGAGATATTTAGTCTAGAGCAACTCGGAACCGTAAAAGGCT contains:
- a CDS encoding YeeE/YedE family protein, with amino-acid sequence MEFITQAWPWYVSGPSIAFILFLVFYYGKNFGVSTNLETFCTIGGAGKFSDYFKTDWKERKWSLFFVAGIVLGGFISHQFLMPSEAIALNPETIKELNQLGFEQAGKSYLPAEIFSLEQLGTVKGFLILLVSGILVGFGSRYAGGCTSGHTITGISSFQKPSMLATIGFFVGGLLMVWFLIPLIF